The genomic region GCGCAGTACTGACACCTCCACAGAAAGGTCTCCGTGTGACCGTCCGTCTCACCATCAAGAACCGTCAAGCCGCCGTCTCCGTCGTCCCCTCCGCTTCGTCGCTCGTCATCAAGGCCCTCAAGGAGCCACCGCGTGACCgcaagaaggagaagaaCATCAAGCACACCAAGTCCATCCCACTTGAAGAGATCATCACGATCGCCCGCACGATGCGCCACAAGTCCATGGCCAAGGACCTCAAGGGTACCGTCAAGGAGATGCTCGGAACTGCTTTCTCGACCGGTTGCCAGGTCGATGGTCGCTCACCAAAGGCCGTCTCTGACGACATTGAGAGCGGCGAGATCGAGATTCCAGAGGAGTAAATACACTCAATGTATTCTACACTTGGGCATTTTTGGGTTACATTCCAAGTCAGCATGGCGGCGTTGAAGGCGCATAGAGGTTGTGGTTCAATCAACCATGA from Fulvia fulva chromosome 2, complete sequence harbors:
- a CDS encoding 60S ribosomal protein L12 → MAPKIDPNEEKIIHLRATGGEVGASSALAPKIGPLGLSPKKVGEDIAKATGDWKGLRVTVRLTIKNRQAAVSVVPSASSLVIKALKEPPRDRKKEKNIKHTKSIPLEEIITIARTMRHKSMAKDLKGTVKEMLGTAFSTGCQVDGRSPKAVSDDIESGEIEIPEE